A single Phragmites australis chromosome 4, lpPhrAust1.1, whole genome shotgun sequence DNA region contains:
- the LOC133915480 gene encoding PRA1 family protein B6-like codes for MRNSAAAQPQPPAAAAMYGAVYAAPASSGSGGAGGYVYPAPTSSAGGGGYAKIPTYPAPPSSYPNPAPLPPQAPAPAPIHDPTAPPSPLAKAAELVTRFREQGQALIAARRPWAEVFRAPAFSKPPSLGEALARVRRNAAYFRANYALTLLAVVAASLLWHPGTLFALLALCAAWFFLYFARPAHGGQPLRILGTEFDDGTVLAALCGVTVVAMLFTDVGWNVIGSAMIGGALVGAHAALRSTDDLFLTEQEAAGDGLVAAGISAAGPILPTYVRIG; via the coding sequence ATGCGCAACTCCGCCGCCGCCCAACCCCagcctcccgccgccgctgccatgtACGGCGCTGTCTACGCCGCGCCCGCCTCTTCCGGCAGCGGCGGAGCCGGCGGATACGTCTACCCCGCGCCCACCTCTTCCGCCGGCGGCGGAGGCTACGCCAAGATCCCCACATACCCCGCGCCCCCGTCGTCCTACCCCAACCCCGCACCCCTCCCGCCacaggcgccggcgccggccccgATCCACGACCCCACGGCGCCGCCCTCCCCGCTCGCCAAGGCGGCCGAGCTCGTCACGCGGTTCCGCGAGCAGGGCCAGGCGCTCATCGCGGCGCGCCGGCCCTGGGCCGAGGTCTTCCGCGCGCCGGCCTTCTCCAAGCCTCCTTCCCTCGGCGAAGCCCTCGCCAGGGTGCGCCGCAACGCGGCCTACTTCCGCGCCAACTACGCGCTCACCTtgctcgccgtcgtcgccgcctcGCTCCTCTGGCATCCGGGCACGCTCTTCGCGCTCCTCGCGCTCTGCGCCGCCTGGTTCTTCCTCTACTTCGCGCGCCCCGCCCATGGGGGCCAGCCGCTCAGGATCCTCGGGACGGAGTTCGACGACGGCACCGTACTCGCCGCGCTCTGCGGGGTTACCGTCGTCGCCATGCTCTTCACCGACGTGGGGTGGAACGTCATTGGGTCCGCCATGATCGGCGGCGCCCTGGTCGGCGCGCACGCCGCGCTACGGTCCACGGACGACCTCTTTTTGACGGAGCAGGAGGCAGCCGGGGACGGACTGGTGGCCGCCGGCATTAGCGCCGCTGGGCCCATCCTGCCCACCTATGTCCGCATTGGTTGA
- the LOC133915479 gene encoding E3 ubiquitin protein ligase DRIP2-like — protein MGAARGVARVRREALSACITCPLCQGLLREATAIAECLHTFCRECIMDKINDDDGDCCPVCSIDLGCDPEEKLRPDHNLQDIRNKLFPIKRRKVGSPRDPTVTLPAKRKQRSLSSLVVDTPRVVIKTGLTGKRSKATRRTPASRATSPGNNGTMKLPTKSESLDQKTEKSSALQSAKVATAANKKQRKTDVKASSKLSLEDRKNVKTTDKQELRKPLNRLVDDASKTKAPRSNPKIHAVKEEQIKKKEGELLIWKEDTENEAVNSATRVRAHSNKSKLKEENNGSSSEPASSKEKMITEDNLKQELLGSESTNTLHGAITTPVWFSLVASPNQKEDTQLPQLSKSYLRIKDRSLQISSVQRYIMNKLDLASEDEVEISCYGEVICPSSTLHGLVDLWLRREPAEPVQASLGAAAKGFVMVLSYRRRRRAPAP, from the exons ATGGGGGCCGCGCGGGGGGTGGCGCGTGTGCGGAGGGAGGCGCTCTCCGCGTGCATAACGTGCCCGCTCTGCCAGGGCCTCCTGCGGGAGGCCACCGCCATAGCCGAGTGCCTCCACACAT TTTGCCGGGAGTGCATTATGGATAAAATAAATGATGACGATGGCGATTGCTGCCCAGTTTGCAGCATTGATCTTGGCTGCGATCCTGAAGAGAAACTCAG GCCTGACCACAACCTTCAAGATATCAGGAATAAGCTATTTCCAATAAAGAGGAGAAAAGTTGGTTCTCCAAGGGATCCAACTGTTACATTGCCAGCAAAGAGAAAACAGAGGTCCCTTTCTTCCTTGGTGGTTGACACTCCAAGGGTAGTGATAAAGACTGGTTTGACAGGAAAGAGATCCAAAGCTACAAGAAGGACACCAGCCTCTCGTGCAACTTCTCCCGGTAATAATGGAACCATGAAATTACCAACTAAATCTGAAAGTCTGGATCAGAAGACCGAGAAAAGCTCAGCACTACAATCTGCTAAGGTGGCAACAGCGGCAAATAAAAAGCAG CGAAAAACAGATGTAAAGGCCTCAAGCAAGCTATCGTTGGAAGATAGAAAGAATGTCAAGACAACTGATAAGCAAGAGCTTCGAAAACCTTTGAATCGTTTGGTTGATGATGCAAGCAAGACGAAAGCACCTAGATCAAATCCCAAAATTCATGCCGTCAAGGAAGagcaaataaagaaaaaagagggTGAACTCCTTATATGGAAAGAAGACACAGAAAACGAAGCGGTTAATTCTGCAACAAGGGTGAGAGCACATTCAAATAAGTCAAAACTTAAAGAGGAAAATAACGGCAGTTCTTCAGAGCCTGCATCATCAAAAGAGAAAATGATAACAGAGGATAATTTGAAGCAAGAATTGCTTGGTTCTGAAAGCACCAATACTTTGCATGGTGCAATAACTACCCCAGTCTGGTTTTCGCTAGTTGCTTCGCCTAATCA GAAAGAAGATACACAGCTGCCTCAGCTATCAAAGAGTTATTTGAGAATTAA agACAGAAGTTTGCAGATCTCCTCGGTCCAGAGGTACATCATGAACAAACTTGACCTGGCAAGTGAAGATGAG GTAGAGATCTCATGCTACGGTGAGGTGATCTGCCCCTCGAGCACGCTGCACGGTCTGGTCGACCTGTGGCTGCGGAGAGAGCCGGCAGAGCCCGTCCAGGCGTCGCTGGGCGCGGCAGCCAAAGGGTTCGTCATGGTGCTGAGCTACCGCCGCCGACGGCGAGCCCCGGCCCCTTAG